The DNA segment GGGACCACTTGCGCTGATTGCAAGTCTTTATAGGCTGATAGTTCTACCTCTGGGCACTTATTTTCTTTTAAGTCTTTTGGGCTACGAATCCTATTATCTATATATTCCGGTTATTATTATGGCCATGCCAGTGGCAGCAACCGGAGCCCTACTGGCATCAAGATATGGAGA comes from the Synergistaceae bacterium genome and includes:
- a CDS encoding AEC family transporter, coding for GPLALIASLYRLIVLPLGTYFLLSLLGYESYYLYIPVIIMAMPVAATGALLASRYGEDHGSITGIIVLSTVLSIITIPLVINFLL